In one window of Mesorhizobium sp. B2-1-1 DNA:
- a CDS encoding AbrB/MazE/SpoVT family DNA-binding domain-containing protein gives MNTTIRKIGNSEGVILPKELLDRLNLKAGDQLQVLETDKDIVLKPVDDSFERQMEAARKVMDKYKVALQKLAE, from the coding sequence ATGAACACCACCATTCGCAAGATCGGCAATTCCGAAGGTGTGATCCTGCCCAAGGAGCTACTCGACCGCCTGAATCTCAAAGCCGGTGATCAGCTTCAGGTTCTCGAAACAGACAAGGACATCGTCCTCAAACCGGTCGACGATAGTTTCGAGCGGCAGATGGAAGCTGCTCGCAAGGTCATGGACAAGTACAAGGTCGCGCTTCAGAAGCTCGCCGAATGA
- a CDS encoding type II toxin-antitoxin system death-on-curing family toxin codes for MNWEFLSRRAVEAMHAEQLRRHGGAQGLRDENALESALARAENKANYGTPSIEDLAAAYVFGIARNHAFGDGNKRTAIVATGAFLIVNGHVLTADNGTLYEFVMAIAAGEIDEAGAAAFFRDHIVKTED; via the coding sequence ATGAACTGGGAGTTCCTGTCGCGCCGCGCGGTGGAGGCGATGCATGCCGAACAATTGCGCCGGCATGGCGGCGCACAAGGTTTGCGGGATGAAAATGCACTTGAATCGGCACTGGCCCGGGCCGAGAACAAGGCTAATTACGGCACTCCGTCGATTGAAGATCTTGCAGCAGCCTATGTCTTCGGCATTGCCAGAAATCATGCCTTTGGCGACGGCAACAAACGCACGGCTATTGTCGCCACCGGCGCCTTCCTGATCGTCAACGGTCACGTCCTGACGGCGGACAACGGCACGCTTTATGAATTCGTGATGGCTATCGCCGCCGGCGAGATCGATGAAGCGGGTGCCGCCGCATTTTTTCGCGACCACATCGTGAAGACCGAGGACTGA